The Oenanthe melanoleuca isolate GR-GAL-2019-014 chromosome 1A, OMel1.0, whole genome shotgun sequence genome contains a region encoding:
- the LRRC10 gene encoding leucine-rich repeat-containing protein 10, translating into MGNNLKAILAFVPSNKCQKYLLEDLEEMPVDKMVDLSGRQMRQLPVHICSFRELVKLYLSDNNLNYLPPELEQLQNLQILALDFNNFKALPLVVCTLKQLCILYLGNNKLCSLPLELRLLQNLKTLWIESNCLQYLPEVVCELSLLKTLHAGSNALRSLPPQLRGLQELRTIWLSGNLLAEFPPVLLDMPFLEVIDVDRNSIRFFPSLAHLTGLKLVIYDHNPCRNAPKVARGVRRVGRWSEETPEPRKRSGAVIEITLDEKPLLPPAVKTEPEAEPC; encoded by the coding sequence ATGGGCAATAATCTGAAAGCCATACTTGCTTTTGTGCCCTCTAACAAGTGCCAGAAGTACCTCCTAGAAGACCTAGAAGAGATGCCAGTAGATAAAATGGTCGATCTGAGTGGAAGGCAGATgaggcagctgcctgtgcacaTTTGCTCCTTTAGGGAACTGGTAAAGCTGTACCTGAGTGACAACAACCTGAACTATCTGCCCCccgagctggagcagctgcaaaACCTGCAGATCTTGGCACTGGACTTCAACAACTTCAAGGCACTGCCCCTAGTCGTGTGCACGCTGAAGCAGCTGTGCATCCTCTACCTGGGCAACAACAAGCTCTGCAGCCTGCCCCTCGAGCTCCGACTGCTGCAGAACCTCAAGACCCTCTGGATCGAGTCCAACTGCCTGCAGTACCTGCCCGAAGTGGTGTGTGAGCTCAGCCTGCTCAAGACGCTGCACGCCGGCTCCAACGCGCTGCGCAGCCTCCCTCCGCAGCTGCGGGGCCTGCAGGAGCTGCGCACCATCTGGCTGTCGGGAAACCTGCTGGCAGAGTTCCCTCCCGTGCTCCTGGACATGCCCTTCCTGGAGGTGATCGACGTGGACCGCAATTCCATCCGCTTCTTCCCCAGCCTTGCTCACCTCACCGGCCTGAAGCTGGTGATCTATGACCACAACCCCTGCAGGAACGCACCCAAAGTGGCCAGAGGGGTGCGCAGGGTGGGCAGATGGTCAGAGGAGACCCCCGAGCCCCGCAAGCGATCTGGGGCGGTGATAGAAATCACGCTGGACGAGAAGCCCTTGCTACCTCCTGCTGTCAAGACCGAGCCAgaagctgagccctgctga
- the CCT2 gene encoding T-complex protein 1 subunit beta — protein MASISLAPVNIFKAGADEEKAETARLSSFVGAIAIGDLVKSTLGPKGMDKILLSTGRDSSVTVTNDGATILKSIGVDNPAAKVLVDMSKVQDDEVGDGTTSVTVLAAELLREAELLIARKIHPQTIIAGWRAATKASREALLKAAVDHGNDEVKFREDLMNIAGTTLSSKLLTHHKDHFVKLAVEAVLRLKGSGNLEAIHVIKKLGGSLADSYLDEGFLLDKKIGVNQPKRIENAKILIANTGMDTDKIKIFGSRVRVDSTAKVAEIEQAEKEKMKEKVDRILKHGINCFINRQLIYNYPEHLFGAAGVMAIEHADFAGVERLALVTGGEIASTFDHPELVKLGSCKLIEEVMIGEDKLIHFSGVAMGEACTIVLRGATQQILDEAERSLHDALCVLAQTVKDTRTVYGGGCSEMLMANAVAELAVRTPGKESVAMESFAKALRMIPTIIADNAGYDSADLVAQLRAAHSEGKTTYGLDMKEGVIGDMSVLGVTESFQVKRQVLLSAAEAAEMILRVDDIIKAAPRKRVPDHRPC, from the exons ATG GCATCCATTTCCCTTGCTCCTGTGAACATTTTCAAGGCAGGCGCAGATGAAGAGAAGGCAGAAACAGCTCGGTTG tcATCCTTTGTCGGTGCCATTGCCATTGGTGACCTAGTCAAGAGCACCCTGGGGCCTAAAGGCATG GACAAGATTCTTTTAAGTACCGGGAGAGACAGCTCTGTGACAGTTACCAACGATGGTGCAACCATCCTGAAATCTATTGGAGTTGACAATCCAGCTGCCAAAGTCTTGGTTG ATATGTCAAAGGTTCAAGATGATGAAGTTGGCGATGGAACTACGTCTGTCACAGTGTTGGCAGCTGAATTACTGAGG gAGGCAGAATTACTGATTGCGAGGAAGATTCATCCTCAGACCATCATtgcaggctggagagcagccacaAAGGCTTCAAGAGAGGCACttctgaaagcagctgtggaTCATGG TAATGATGAAGTGAAGTTCCGTGAAGACTTGATGAACATTGCAGGAACAACTCTTTCATCAAAATTGCTTACTCACCATAAGGATCACTTTGTCAAGCTAGCTGTAGAAGCTGTTCTTAGGTTGAAAGGTTCTGGTAATTTGGAGGCTATCCATGTCATTAAGAAACTTGGTGGAAGTTTGGCTGATTCCTACTTAGATGAAG GCTTTTTGCTTGACAAGAAGATTGGTGTAAATCAGCCAAAAAGAATTGAAAATGCAAAGATTCTTATTGCAAATACTGGTATGGATACAGACAAGATTAAG ATTTTTGGCTCTCGTGTTAGAGTGGACTCCACAGCAAAAGTGGCAGAAATAGaacaggcagagaaagaaaaaatgaaggagaaagtGGATCGTATTCTTAAACATGGAATAAATTGCTTTATTAACAG ACAGCTGATCTACAACTACCCTGAACATCtctttggagctgctggggtcATGGCTATTGAACATGCAGACTTTGCTGGTGTAGAACGTCTGGCTCTTGTCACAG GTGGTGAAATTGCATCAACCTTTGATCACCCTGAGCTGGTAAAACTAGGAAGCTGCAAGCTTATTGAAGAAGTCATGATTGGAGAAGATAAACTCATTCATTTCTCTGGAGTAGCAATGG GTGAAGCTTGCACCATAGTTTTGCGCGGAGCCACACAGCAGATTCTAGATGAAGCAGAGAGGTCTTTGCATGATGCTCTCTGTGTCCTGGCCCAGACTGTAAAGGACACAAGAACTGTGTATGGTGGAG GTTGTTCAGAGATGCTGATGGCTAATGCTGTTGCAGAACTTGCTGTCAGAACACCTGGCAAAGAGTCTGTTGCAATGGAGTCCTTTGCTAAGGCTTTAAGAATG ATCCCAACAATAATAGCTGATAATGCTGGCTATGACAGTGCTGATTTGGttgctcagctcagagctgctcataGTGAAGGGAAGACTACTTATGGACTGG ATATGAAAGAGGGTGTCATTGGGGACATGTCAGTTTTGGGTGTAACAGAAAGTTTCCAGGTCAAGAGACAAGTTTTGCTGAgtgcagctgaagcagcagaaatgatTCTTCGTGTTGATGACATCATTAAAGCAGCACCAAG aaaaCGTGTGCCAGACCATCGCCCCTGTTAA
- the FRS2 gene encoding fibroblast growth factor receptor substrate 2, with protein MGSCCSCPDKETVPDNHRNKFKVINVDDDGNELGSGIMELTDTELILYTRKRDSVKWHYLCLRRYGYDSNLFSFESGRRCQTGQGIFAFKCARAEELFNMLQEIMQNNSINVVEEPVVERNNHQTELEVPRTPRTPTTPGFNAQSLPNGYPRYPSFGDASSHPSSRHPSVGSARLPSVGEESTHPLLVAEEQVHTYVNTTGVQEERKNRSSVHVPLESKLSNTETTKMKEDQMCTDDRDAQVLLEPEGVKFVLGPTPVQRQLMEREKLEQLGRDQVSGSSTNNSEWDTGYDSDERRETPSGNKLVYENINRLSIPSASGVRRGRLTSTSTSDTQNINNSAQRRTALLNYENLPSLPPVWEARKLSRDEDDSLGPKTPSLNGYHNNLDLMHNYVNTENVTVPASAHKVEFTRRRDCTPTVFNFDIRRPSLEHRQLNYIQVDLEGGSDSDNPQTPKTPTTPLPQTPTRRTELYAVIDIERTAAMSSLQKALPRDDGTSRKTRHNSTDLPM; from the exons ATGGGTAGCTGTTGTAGCTGTCCAGATAAAGAAACTGTCCCAGATAACCACCGAAACAAGTTTAAG gTTATTAATGTGGATGATGATGGTAATGAACTGGGTTCTGGCATAATGGAACTTACAGATACTGAACTAATTTTGTACACCCGTAAAAGGGACTCTGTAAAATGGCACTACCTCTGTCTCCGTCGCTATGGCTATGACTcaaatcttttctcttttgaaagTGGTCGAAGGTGTCAAACTGGACAAG GAATCTTTGCCTTTAAGTGTGCCCGGGCAGAAGAGCTATTTAACATGTTACAAGAAATAATGCAGAATAACAGCATAAATGTGGTAGAAGAACCAGTAGTAGAAAGGAATAATCATCAAACTGAGTTGGAAGTACCAAGAACGCCTCGAACACCAACAA CTCCTGGGTTCAATGCACAAAGTTTACCCAACGGCTATCCCAGATACCCATCTTTTGGAGATGCTTCATCACACCCTTCCAGCAGACATCCTTCTGTCGGCAGCGCACGCCTCCCCTCTGTCGGTGAAGAGTCAACACATCCTTTACTTGTAGCAGAGGAGCAa GTGCACACTTATGTAAACACTACTGGAGtacaagaggaaagaaaaaatcgATCAAGTGTGCATGTGCCACTGGAATCAAAACtttcaaacactgaaacaaCTAAAATGAAAGAAGATCAGATGTGTACTGATGACAGAGATGCTCAGGTTCTCCTGGAGCCTGAAGGAGTGAAGTTTGTTTTAGGACCAACGCCTGTTCAAAGGCAGTTAATGGAAAGAGAGAAACTGGAACAACTTGGGAGAGATCAAGTTagtggcagcagcacaaacaacAGTGAATGGGACACTGGGTACGACAGTGATGAACGAAGAGAGACACCATCTGGTAATAAATTGGtgtatgaaaatataaataggTTATCAATCCCTAGTGCCTCAGGGGTCAGGAGAGGTCGCTTGACATCAACCAGTACCTCAGACACGCAGAACATTAACAACTCTGCTCAGAGGAGAACTGCGCTGCTGAACTACGAGAACTTGCCATCCTTGCCTCCTGTTTGGGAAGCCCGCAAGCTGAGCAGAGATGAAGATGACAGTTTAGGACCAAAGACCCCATCTCTGAATGGCTACCACAATAACCTAGATCTAATGCATAACTATGTCAATACAGAGAATGTAACAGTACCAGCAAGTGCTCATAAAGTAGAATTTACACGACGTCGGGACTGTACCCCAACAGTCTTTAACTTTGACATTAGGCGTCCAAGTTTAGAACACAGGCAGCTCAACTATATACAGGTTGACTTGGAAGGTGGTAGTGACTCTGACAACCCTCAGACTCCAAAAACCCCCACCACTCCACTTCCGCAAACTCCAACCAGGCGCACAGAGCTGTATGCTGTGATAGACATTGAAAGAACTGCTGCTATGTCAAGCTTGCAAAAAGCACTGCCCCGAGATGATGGTACTTCTAGGAAAACTAGACATAACAGTACTGACCTGCCTATGTGA